The following is a genomic window from Bacteroidales bacterium.
GTAACCGTGTGTAAAATGATGAGCATACAACAATGAGTTCTGATAATTCGAGCCAAGAAAATCCCCAACCAGAATCATTGCTGTTTTGGTTATATTTGATGATCTAACAGCCTCCGTAATACTGGCCAGTGTTCCTGTGACGATCTTCTCATCGGGCCAGCTTGTCCGCTGCACTACAGCCACAGGAGTGGAAGAAGGATAATGCTGCAGTAACTTTTCCACCAGTTTATCGATCATCTGAACGGTTAAAAATATGGCCATGGAAGATTGATGAACTGCCAGCTTATCAATTTGTTCCAGTTCCGGAACAGGGGTTCGGCCCTCCATACGGGTGCAGATAACTGTTTGGGAGACACCCGGAACAGTAAATTCTTTCTTCAATGCCGCTGCCGATGCAACGAAAGCGCTAACACCCGGAATAACCTCATAAGCTATCCCCAGCTTGTCCAGCTCCTCCATTTGCTCACGGATGGAGCCATATATGGACGGATCACCCGTATGAACCCGCGCAACATTTTTGTCTTT
Proteins encoded in this region:
- the cobM gene encoding precorrin-4 C(11)-methyltransferase encodes the protein MSKVSFIGAGPGDPELITIKGQKAVRQADVIIYAGSLVPKAVIEDRKAGSEVLNSASMDLDEIMETIRNAHAKDKNVARVHTGDPSIYGSIREQMEELDKLGIAYEVIPGVSAFVASAAALKKEFTVPGVSQTVICTRMEGRTPVPELEQIDKLAVHQSSMAIFLTVQMIDKLVEKLLQHYPSSTPVAVVQRTSWPDEKIVTGTLASITEAVRSSNITKTAMILVGDFLGSNYQNSLLYAHHFTHGYRKGKKS